A genomic window from Pocillopora verrucosa isolate sample1 chromosome 7, ASM3666991v2, whole genome shotgun sequence includes:
- the LOC131781793 gene encoding calcineurin subunit B type 1, with protein MGNEASLPGDMVTHFDADEIRRLGKRFRKLDLDKSGALSVDEFMSLPELQQNPLVQRVIDIFDTDGNGEVDFKEFIEGVSQFSVKGDKESKLKFAFRIYDMDNDGFISNGELFQVLKMMVGNNLKETQLQQIVDKTVINADKDGDGKISFSEFCAVVGNMDVHKKMVVDV; from the exons ATG GGAAACGAAGCTTCTTTGCCGGGTGATATGGTGACACATT TTGATGCAGACGAAATAAGACGCCTCGGGAAGAGATTTCGGAAGCTCGATTTGGACAAATCTGGTGCCCTTTCTGTTGACGAATTTATGTCACTACCTGAGTTACAGCAAAACCCTCTAGTCCAAAGAGTAATCGATATCTTCGACACAGATGGGAATGGCGAAGTGGATTTTAAAG aaTTCATAGAAGGAGTTTCACAGTTCAGTGTAAAGGGAGACAAAGAATCCAAGTTAAAAT tTGCCTTTAGGATATATGATATGGATAATGATGGTTTCATATCAAATGGAGAACTCTTCCAAGTTCTTAAGATGATGGTAGGAAACAACCTCAAAGAGACTCAGCTACAACAAATTGTGGATAAGACTGTTATAAATGCTGACAAGGATGGTGATGGAAAAATCTCTTTTAGTGAATTTTGCGCC